From one Luteolibacter sp. SL250 genomic stretch:
- a CDS encoding GNAT family N-acetyltransferase: MPLLPLDQKPTSDEQEQVLSWLRNFNHDSNPQFMRSLEEGASQDFFIVARDDNGSVIGGLRGAFLHRWLKVDVMAVSPDHRRQGIGGKLVGEAESMAAQQGCQYSYVDTMSFQAPDFYFSLGYEESGRLRNWDSHGHDKIFLTKTLRTINER, encoded by the coding sequence ATGCCCCTTCTACCGCTTGATCAGAAGCCGACGTCGGACGAGCAGGAGCAAGTCTTGTCCTGGCTCCGGAACTTCAACCACGACTCCAATCCCCAATTCATGAGATCGCTTGAAGAAGGCGCATCACAGGATTTTTTCATTGTTGCGCGGGATGACAACGGATCGGTGATTGGTGGTCTCCGGGGGGCATTTCTACACAGATGGCTGAAAGTCGATGTGATGGCGGTATCCCCGGATCACAGACGGCAAGGCATCGGCGGCAAGCTGGTCGGAGAGGCCGAGTCCATGGCTGCCCAACAGGGCTGTCAGTATTCATACGTCGACACGATGTCATTTCAGGCTCCTGACTTCTATTTTTCGCTCGGGTATGAAGAATCAGGGCGATTGCGGAACTGGGATTCCCACGGTCACGACAAGATTTTCCTAACGAAGACGCTCCGAACCATCAACGAACGCTGA
- a CDS encoding ELWxxDGT repeat protein, whose translation MNACFPLTSLLTACGLSMATAQEIPERLTSLSHAAGSWNSYDGGVMMGDMLYYSRRTVTHGEEVWKTDGTAEGTRLVWETIVGTDSSLPNARGVADGNQLYFGSHQTSRIWRTDGTAAGTVTTFPRWPSWSYMGRVRFLSRAPGGGALFISGPDYSFEEDRAQLWKTDGTQEGTVLLAADYLMEDVQVAGGTIWCGGHRLWKSDGTPAGTVAAFTPTPAYLDTRKMVWAMTDDTVLFTTSRDGTPMLHRLDAGGVTALKETGTAVSDGSRPVFLEGDVHFLTSGTTGLQLWRSDGTEDGTTLVKTMPGTPSHPPLPITAAGGKIYFNAAPEGQSVDRDLWVSDGTEAGTLPLMRTNASSPTAFGDRLYFLHATAEGKRELWTTDGTVAGTVTVADLGPSSANPQIRMGATASALILAGNSTVWRSDGTPGGTMAAPVGRMLAGKPINGITSMPAGQVLFSAHDTAMGRRLWKSDGTAAGTVLVEAGPPGVEGFKSIGLGGAVMLDGVRYFTADDGVHGNELWRSDGTAEGTGMVKDFLPGKESSQPQSLTVFKGEVWFTAVHSHAGRKVWRTDGTEAGTRVEMDAGGGLSYPAVTLSIGWQGNLVVRASGSPTLSLDGIWWTDGTPEGTGRLTQDELPPTSILKHGGLTYYMVGDDLWRTDGTAAGKELLHRFPAGVHLIPAGREVLALGIGSGGMGQAAYSGLWRIPADGPLVRLRAFNNYGSTGVLGGVAHFSVTSPAVDAGLWRSDGTVEGTYRLAGVGASGDIKAHAGKLYFCGNDGVHGEEPWVSDGTVEGTRMLVDLTGDSGGSSPARFTPAGGKVFFAATTEAEGPQLYVLDTGGAPAPYAAWLDVHRPWMDGRTGRGDDADEDGFTNLQEFAFGGDPSDGAARPVISPALLAVSSVNGVGTHLSLTVPVRRGTVFTPGRPATGVADGVGYRILATEDLGGPVDPAALLEVQEDATVPPPPHPHEDYEYRTFRLVETLSARERAFLRVVTE comes from the coding sequence ATGAATGCTTGCTTTCCACTCACCTCGCTCCTGACCGCCTGCGGACTCTCGATGGCCACCGCGCAGGAGATCCCCGAACGCCTGACCTCCCTGTCCCATGCAGCGGGGTCCTGGAATTCCTACGATGGTGGGGTGATGATGGGGGACATGCTCTACTACAGCCGCCGGACCGTGACCCACGGCGAGGAGGTGTGGAAAACGGACGGTACGGCGGAGGGCACGCGGCTGGTCTGGGAAACGATCGTAGGGACCGACTCCAGTCTGCCAAACGCACGCGGTGTGGCTGACGGGAACCAGCTCTACTTCGGCAGCCACCAGACCTCGAGGATCTGGAGGACGGATGGAACGGCAGCAGGGACGGTGACGACGTTCCCACGATGGCCGTCATGGAGCTATATGGGACGCGTGCGATTTCTCTCCCGGGCGCCAGGCGGAGGAGCGCTGTTCATCTCCGGTCCTGACTACTCTTTCGAGGAAGACCGTGCGCAACTTTGGAAGACGGATGGCACGCAGGAAGGCACGGTGCTTCTTGCGGCGGACTACCTGATGGAGGACGTGCAGGTGGCGGGGGGCACCATCTGGTGCGGCGGCCACCGCCTCTGGAAAAGCGACGGCACCCCCGCAGGGACCGTGGCGGCCTTCACGCCCACGCCCGCCTATCTGGATACCCGGAAGATGGTGTGGGCCATGACGGATGACACGGTCCTTTTCACCACCTCCCGTGATGGGACGCCGATGCTGCACCGGCTGGATGCGGGCGGGGTCACGGCGCTGAAGGAAACCGGAACCGCGGTGTCCGATGGAAGCCGGCCCGTGTTTCTGGAGGGGGATGTCCATTTCCTGACATCCGGCACCACGGGGCTCCAGCTCTGGCGGAGTGATGGCACGGAGGACGGCACCACGCTGGTGAAGACGATGCCGGGGACGCCTTCACATCCCCCCCTCCCCATCACCGCCGCGGGAGGAAAGATCTACTTCAATGCCGCGCCGGAGGGGCAGTCCGTTGACCGGGATCTGTGGGTGAGCGATGGAACGGAGGCAGGCACCCTGCCGTTGATGCGGACCAACGCCAGCTCACCCACCGCATTCGGGGACAGGCTGTATTTCCTGCATGCCACCGCGGAAGGGAAGCGGGAGCTATGGACCACGGACGGCACGGTGGCGGGGACGGTGACGGTGGCTGACCTCGGGCCGTCTTCCGCGAATCCACAGATCCGCATGGGTGCCACCGCGTCCGCCCTGATCCTCGCGGGGAACTCCACCGTGTGGCGGAGTGATGGCACGCCGGGAGGCACGATGGCAGCTCCGGTGGGCCGGATGCTGGCGGGGAAACCCATCAACGGCATCACGTCAATGCCGGCCGGGCAGGTCCTTTTCTCCGCACATGACACCGCGATGGGGAGACGTCTCTGGAAGAGCGACGGCACGGCGGCGGGCACGGTCCTGGTGGAAGCCGGGCCGCCGGGGGTGGAGGGCTTCAAAAGCATCGGGCTTGGCGGGGCGGTGATGCTGGACGGCGTCCGCTATTTCACGGCGGATGACGGCGTGCACGGCAACGAGCTGTGGCGTAGCGACGGCACGGCGGAGGGAACGGGGATGGTGAAGGACTTCCTCCCCGGAAAGGAATCCTCCCAGCCCCAGTCGCTCACGGTTTTCAAGGGTGAGGTGTGGTTCACGGCGGTGCATTCCCACGCTGGCCGGAAGGTGTGGCGGACGGATGGGACGGAAGCGGGGACGCGTGTGGAGATGGACGCGGGCGGGGGCCTGTCCTACCCGGCGGTGACGCTGTCCATCGGGTGGCAGGGAAATCTGGTCGTGCGTGCCAGCGGATCTCCGACGCTGTCGTTGGACGGCATCTGGTGGACGGATGGCACGCCGGAGGGGACGGGGAGGCTCACCCAGGACGAACTGCCTCCAACGTCCATCCTGAAGCATGGAGGGCTGACCTACTACATGGTGGGTGATGACCTATGGAGGACGGACGGGACCGCCGCAGGCAAGGAGCTGCTCCACCGGTTCCCCGCAGGTGTCCATCTGATCCCGGCCGGGCGGGAAGTGCTGGCGCTGGGGATCGGATCCGGGGGGATGGGTCAAGCCGCCTACTCGGGCCTGTGGCGCATCCCCGCGGACGGCCCGCTGGTGCGGCTCCGCGCCTTCAACAACTATGGGTCCACCGGGGTCCTCGGCGGAGTGGCCCACTTCAGCGTGACCTCCCCCGCCGTGGATGCAGGACTGTGGCGCAGCGACGGCACCGTGGAAGGCACCTACCGGTTGGCTGGAGTGGGCGCTTCCGGAGACATCAAGGCCCACGCGGGGAAGCTCTACTTTTGTGGAAACGATGGCGTGCACGGCGAGGAGCCGTGGGTGAGCGATGGCACGGTGGAGGGCACGCGCATGCTGGTGGACCTGACCGGGGACTCCGGTGGCTCCTCCCCCGCCCGTTTCACCCCGGCGGGCGGAAAGGTGTTCTTCGCGGCGACGACGGAGGCGGAGGGACCGCAGCTCTATGTGCTGGATACGGGCGGGGCGCCGGCTCCCTACGCCGCATGGCTGGATGTCCACCGGCCATGGATGGATGGCCGGACGGGACGCGGGGATGATGCGGATGAGGATGGCTTCACGAACCTGCAGGAGTTCGCCTTCGGCGGGGATCCGTCGGACGGGGCGGCCCGGCCCGTCATTTCCCCCGCGCTGCTGGCGGTTTCCTCCGTCAATGGCGTGGGCACGCACCTGTCGCTCACGGTGCCGGTGCGGCGCGGCACGGTGTTCACGCCGGGCAGGCCCGCGACGGGGGTTGCGGACGGGGTGGGCTACCGCATCCTGGCGACGGAGGATCTGGGCGGTCCGGTGGACCCGGCCGCGCTGCTGGAGGTACAGGAGGACGCCACGGTCCCACCCCCGCCGCACCCGCATGAGGACTATGAATATCGTACTTTCCGGCTGGTGGAGACGTTGTCCGCCAGGGAGCGCGCGTTCCTGCGCGTGGTGACGGAGTGA
- a CDS encoding toll/interleukin-1 receptor domain-containing protein — MMHLTKLLLYRDALVTQDYAKPVMGAVAGSGFLSFHRIPASAMSQWLSPQHVPEDMSEKSPADGESYWCFVSYRHADNKEQDRNWASWIHQEIERYEIPVDLVGKETARGDVIPERIYPVFRDEDSLPADADLSRAITGALDRSKTLLALCSPRAVRSVYVAQEIRHFKMSGKADRIIGAILAGEPGDAERECFPRELHQAYGPDGGLVPDMVAEPIAADLRLPSGEEGFISAAAYRLSLDDLPPREAARLANQYGEQLQLMKLKIIAGILGVPLELLRNRDKAYQLMLSRKRFRRLVYVLGVVAFLGVLAAVSGVVAWRALKAEEKQRAEVAQKGAQLAAKFAEADFHQALATRDPLKRRQLLERSFSTRPTAKVRSHLEFGNLFQRLPALENSFPVEIGGESVFIHAGDHLYVNASGSVTQYDMAAGSPAPMIFGGVQVEAASPDGTHVIARGGGTAGRTLLKAFAVPFREQPGWTGAHPGFLGFQGTGHQVAGVSGNRIVSIDPTTGTPDGILLDGAAFSGFPDTAAAPPESMVWSGDLQTVAVTPDLMGHSTWVFNRRENSVVVVDSGPWRRPLALSDDGTRMAVKVGGDGGGGIEIHDLENKVVLAAESSVVDPVFRDDDMWVATPLEIRRCSLSSGGVRKARPVTARVTSIALVGGRTLAVGMEDGFVELLDPGDLSRSAGPIATHGAVKWLGASGDGGILRILKADGIMDCWTLDPAPPSFPSAGFPEQVISLRESGGGIEALTADNHRHLLTFAGGSAAPAQITRQPLPEDEVARPGPKDITVAGTSVKVNLSGVDVIRDGVRRYYPFKDVAIQATALDGSGKFLALGFNDGRLSLIDVEEATVMEPDWKSPDDISSLTFFPAARSLVVGTFGKCYFLPAHWIASD, encoded by the coding sequence TGTCAGCTACCGGCACGCCGACAACAAGGAACAGGACCGGAACTGGGCAAGCTGGATCCACCAGGAGATCGAACGGTATGAGATTCCCGTTGATCTTGTCGGGAAGGAGACCGCGCGGGGGGATGTGATCCCGGAGCGCATCTATCCGGTGTTCCGTGACGAAGATTCCCTGCCTGCGGATGCGGACCTTTCCCGGGCCATCACCGGGGCGCTTGACCGCTCGAAGACCCTGCTCGCCCTCTGTTCCCCGAGGGCGGTCCGGAGTGTCTATGTCGCGCAGGAGATCCGGCATTTCAAGATGTCGGGAAAAGCGGACCGGATCATCGGCGCGATTCTTGCCGGGGAACCCGGAGATGCGGAGAGGGAGTGTTTTCCCCGGGAACTCCACCAGGCCTACGGACCGGACGGCGGCCTGGTGCCGGACATGGTCGCAGAGCCCATCGCGGCGGACCTCCGGTTGCCGTCCGGGGAGGAGGGTTTCATCTCAGCCGCGGCTTACCGGCTTTCGTTGGACGACCTGCCCCCGCGGGAGGCGGCCAGGCTCGCCAACCAGTATGGGGAGCAGCTCCAACTGATGAAGCTGAAGATCATCGCCGGCATTCTCGGGGTTCCGCTGGAACTCCTGCGGAACCGGGACAAGGCCTATCAGCTCATGCTTTCGCGGAAGCGCTTCCGCAGGCTGGTGTACGTGCTTGGTGTGGTCGCATTCCTCGGAGTGCTCGCGGCGGTGAGCGGCGTGGTCGCCTGGCGTGCCCTGAAGGCGGAGGAAAAGCAGCGCGCCGAGGTGGCGCAAAAGGGCGCCCAGCTCGCCGCGAAGTTCGCCGAGGCGGATTTCCATCAGGCTCTGGCGACCAGGGACCCGCTGAAGCGCCGCCAACTGCTCGAACGATCATTTTCCACCAGGCCGACGGCGAAGGTCCGGTCCCATCTGGAGTTCGGAAACCTCTTCCAGCGGCTTCCGGCGCTGGAAAATTCCTTCCCGGTGGAAATTGGCGGGGAGTCCGTTTTCATCCACGCCGGCGACCACCTCTATGTGAATGCTTCCGGCAGCGTGACCCAGTATGACATGGCCGCCGGATCTCCGGCTCCGATGATCTTCGGGGGCGTCCAGGTGGAAGCCGCATCTCCGGACGGCACGCATGTGATCGCACGTGGCGGCGGGACGGCCGGGCGGACCCTCCTGAAAGCCTTTGCCGTTCCGTTCCGGGAGCAACCCGGCTGGACGGGAGCGCATCCGGGATTTCTCGGCTTCCAGGGAACCGGCCATCAGGTGGCGGGGGTGTCCGGAAACCGGATCGTCTCCATCGATCCTACCACCGGGACCCCTGACGGGATCCTGCTGGACGGGGCCGCCTTCAGCGGTTTCCCGGACACGGCCGCGGCTCCGCCGGAAAGCATGGTCTGGAGCGGTGACCTCCAGACGGTTGCCGTCACACCTGACCTGATGGGACATTCGACATGGGTGTTCAACCGCCGGGAAAACTCCGTTGTCGTGGTCGATTCCGGGCCGTGGAGGCGCCCCCTGGCACTCTCTGATGATGGGACACGCATGGCGGTGAAAGTCGGAGGAGATGGCGGAGGGGGGATCGAGATCCATGATCTGGAGAACAAGGTGGTGCTCGCCGCGGAGAGTTCCGTGGTCGATCCCGTCTTCAGGGATGACGACATGTGGGTCGCCACCCCCTTGGAGATACGCCGGTGCTCCCTGTCCTCCGGCGGCGTCAGGAAGGCCAGGCCGGTGACGGCACGCGTCACCTCCATCGCCCTGGTCGGAGGGCGGACACTGGCCGTCGGCATGGAGGATGGCTTTGTCGAACTGCTGGATCCCGGGGACCTGTCGCGGTCCGCCGGACCCATAGCCACCCACGGCGCGGTGAAGTGGCTGGGTGCCTCCGGTGACGGCGGCATCCTCCGGATTCTGAAGGCTGACGGGATCATGGACTGCTGGACCCTGGACCCCGCGCCCCCCTCATTTCCTTCCGCCGGGTTTCCGGAGCAGGTCATCTCGCTCCGGGAATCCGGCGGCGGCATCGAAGCCCTGACCGCGGACAACCACAGGCACCTCCTCACCTTCGCGGGAGGAAGTGCGGCCCCCGCGCAAATCACCCGGCAGCCCCTGCCGGAAGATGAGGTCGCCAGGCCCGGCCCGAAGGACATCACCGTCGCGGGGACATCGGTCAAAGTGAACCTCTCCGGGGTGGACGTGATCCGGGATGGAGTCCGGCGCTACTATCCCTTCAAGGATGTGGCGATCCAGGCGACCGCCCTCGACGGCAGCGGGAAGTTCCTGGCCCTGGGATTCAATGACGGCCGGCTCTCCCTGATCGATGTGGAGGAGGCCACGGTGATGGAGCCGGATTGGAAATCGCCGGATGACATCAGCAGCCTGACGTTCTTCCCCGCGGCCCGGTCGCTGGTGGTGGGTACCTTCGGCAAATGCTATTTCCTCCCGGCCCACTGGATCGCGTCCGACTGA